In Natronoarchaeum mannanilyticum, a genomic segment contains:
- the lysS gene encoding lysine--tRNA ligase codes for MSAGGDADANGDEDAVDDRPDHGVPPEYDPYVLREGDADDGASDRHVFWADRVADEIESSEPDEPIVIKGGISPSGIPHLGNANEIVLGYFVAEVLRERGRDVRQVFTTDDRDPLRKLPRKLADLDGDIVDLGDVNAGALGKNLGRPYTDIPDPFGCCDSYGEHFSTLIAGIAEQLDVPMDVVSNTDLYERGELDDTVADLLADADRAREVLSEYQDKVDEDYYPFNPICENCGKITETVTGVDVEAGTVSYRCTDMEAGDRTIEGCGHEGEAGFGEGKLPWRFEWVAQWDHLGVDFEPFGKDHAEGSWPSGVDVALNVMDVEPPVPMVYEWFTLDGQPFSSSEGHVALVSDVLELIEPEVLRYFFATDPSKAQDFSIERLDQLVNEFDRLERVYFGEIEADDAEAEFAERVYPFLVEDVDEERVRIPYSFAAVLGMTDDPELREEIARREGHIDDDTPEWAVEEALARVERAREWARRTDNAYNYDLKRDELPAVDFDENVEAALDELADFVEVTEDPDEIQGEIFETARRHDVDVGDFFAAGYRLLFDQDDGPKLGPFLAKLDEEFVLARLRRER; via the coding sequence ATGAGCGCAGGGGGCGACGCCGACGCGAACGGCGACGAGGACGCCGTAGACGACCGCCCTGACCACGGCGTCCCGCCGGAGTACGACCCATACGTCCTCCGCGAGGGCGACGCCGACGATGGGGCGAGCGACCGCCACGTTTTCTGGGCGGATCGCGTCGCGGACGAAATCGAATCCAGCGAGCCCGACGAGCCGATCGTCATCAAGGGCGGCATCTCGCCGTCGGGCATCCCGCATCTCGGCAACGCCAACGAGATCGTGCTGGGCTACTTTGTCGCCGAAGTGCTCCGCGAGCGCGGCCGCGACGTCCGGCAGGTGTTCACCACCGACGACCGCGACCCGCTCCGGAAGCTTCCCCGGAAGCTCGCGGATCTCGACGGCGATATCGTCGATCTGGGCGACGTAAACGCCGGCGCCCTGGGGAAGAACCTCGGACGCCCCTACACCGACATCCCGGACCCCTTCGGTTGCTGTGACTCCTACGGCGAGCACTTCTCGACGCTGATCGCCGGCATCGCCGAGCAGCTCGATGTTCCGATGGACGTCGTCTCGAACACCGACCTGTACGAGCGCGGCGAGCTCGACGACACCGTCGCCGATCTGCTCGCGGACGCCGACCGCGCCCGCGAGGTGCTCTCTGAGTATCAGGACAAGGTCGACGAGGACTACTACCCGTTCAACCCGATCTGCGAGAACTGCGGTAAGATCACCGAGACGGTGACCGGCGTCGACGTCGAGGCCGGAACCGTCTCGTACCGCTGTACCGACATGGAGGCCGGCGACCGCACCATCGAGGGCTGCGGCCACGAGGGCGAGGCCGGCTTCGGCGAGGGCAAGCTCCCCTGGCGCTTCGAGTGGGTCGCCCAGTGGGACCACCTGGGCGTCGACTTCGAGCCGTTCGGCAAGGACCACGCCGAAGGCTCCTGGCCCAGCGGCGTCGACGTCGCGCTGAACGTGATGGACGTCGAGCCGCCGGTGCCGATGGTCTACGAGTGGTTCACGCTCGACGGCCAGCCGTTCTCTTCCTCGGAGGGCCACGTTGCGCTGGTCTCGGACGTCCTCGAGCTGATCGAGCCCGAGGTGCTGCGGTACTTCTTCGCCACCGACCCCTCCAAGGCCCAGGACTTCTCGATCGAGCGGCTCGACCAGCTCGTCAACGAGTTCGACCGGCTCGAACGGGTCTACTTCGGCGAGATCGAGGCCGACGACGCCGAAGCCGAGTTCGCCGAGCGCGTCTACCCGTTCTTGGTCGAGGACGTCGACGAGGAACGCGTCCGCATCCCCTACTCCTTCGCCGCGGTGCTGGGGATGACCGACGACCCCGAGCTGCGCGAGGAGATCGCCCGCCGCGAGGGCCACATCGACGACGACACGCCCGAGTGGGCCGTCGAGGAAGCCCTCGCGCGAGTCGAGCGCGCCCGCGAGTGGGCCCGCAGGACCGACAACGCGTACAACTACGACCTCAAGCGCGACGAACTGCCGGCGGTCGACTTCGACGAGAACGTCGAGGCGGCGCTCGACGAGCTCGCGGACTTCGTCGAGGTCACGGAGGACCCCGACGAGATCCAGGGCGAGATCTTCGAGACCGCACGGCGTCACGACGTCGACGTCGGCGACTTCTTCGCCGCAGGCTACCGGCTGCTATTCGATCAGGATGACGGCCCGAAGCTCGGCCCCTTCCTCGCTAAACTCGACGAGGAGTTCGTGCTGGCG
- the pyrH gene encoding UMP kinase, translated as MKVVVSIGGSVLAPDLGAERIREHAAVIEQLVEDGCTVGAVVGGGTVARDYIGTARDLGANEMKLDEIGIDVTRLNARLLISALGEEATPSPPEDYEAAGAALKRGDVCVMGGVAPAQTTDAVGAALAEYVNADLLVYATSVPGVFSDDPNETDDATKYGELSAAELVDVIAGIEMNAGSSAPVDLLAAKVIQRSGMRTVVLDGTEPERILDAVKYGDHEGTDVIPEGADDEPTYWADGEL; from the coding sequence ATGAAAGTCGTCGTTTCTATCGGCGGAAGCGTGCTCGCTCCGGATCTGGGGGCCGAGCGGATCCGGGAGCACGCGGCCGTCATCGAGCAGCTCGTCGAGGACGGCTGCACCGTCGGCGCGGTCGTCGGCGGCGGCACCGTCGCCCGGGATTACATCGGCACGGCGCGGGACCTGGGCGCAAACGAGATGAAACTCGACGAGATCGGCATCGACGTCACGCGGCTGAACGCCCGGCTGCTGATCTCGGCGTTGGGCGAGGAAGCGACGCCCTCCCCGCCCGAGGACTACGAGGCCGCCGGCGCGGCGCTCAAGCGCGGCGACGTCTGCGTGATGGGCGGCGTCGCACCGGCCCAGACCACCGACGCGGTCGGCGCCGCGCTCGCGGAGTACGTCAACGCCGACCTGCTGGTGTACGCCACCAGCGTCCCCGGCGTGTTCAGCGACGACCCCAACGAGACCGACGACGCGACGAAGTACGGCGAGCTGTCGGCCGCCGAGCTGGTCGACGTGATCGCCGGCATCGAGATGAACGCCGGCAGCTCGGCGCCGGTCGACCTGCTGGCCGCGAAGGTGATCCAGCGCTCGGGCATGCGCACGGTCGTCCTCGACGGCACCGAGCCGGAGCGCATCCTCGACGCCGTGAAGTACGGCGACCACGAGGGCACCGACGTGATCCCCGAGGGCGCCGACGACGAGCCGACCTACTGGGCCGACGGCGAGCTATGA